A stretch of the Diadema setosum chromosome 16, eeDiaSeto1, whole genome shotgun sequence genome encodes the following:
- the LOC140239895 gene encoding uncharacterized protein — translation MKVKITDRVRQKREAKALREKQSKLTPETIGPLHVADSISEKQPQEAAVRPEIVKERVPEVIYKDKYDIIKERRAREFRATQEQRTLSPSKSKEGALGSPKKQSRQRHTSASSQKKEKNVSVLRSSESEEEGALKQQALEALLKITGEEFKTMNTVGSEQNDVSTLRDAIVTPHTPPSVLNQRRGSSKHDINDSRLMQFANSAQQLQTENWSHAHQVSNSQSRPGEITAERIRPVKDSLTSRGDGEIEVRSNQKQGKHVCDYCGRRCSKPSVLKKHIRSHTGERPYPCDPCGISFKTKSNLYKHCKSHAHAAKAGASTLAPDLKALDFENESGSDETDTDEEGDKEEVKDSQAQTQPHSQSSSLPIVSQQDRVKMTQTSVQKVVNGGRSSMPDSLPSFVPSSKTQASPVASQTGNMMWAPQPSMTHHIVNKHLQEQPHTMKLMAGQQRKHSPQNSASYNHTPTENNGSTSSKESGIQFTERWHSAPISHLGEREMSHPSLVSADRSTSSTGGHVREEGTSQDTDQQKSSQQIMIPLTNFNIVKSGGQYHFQIPVDGIPGLSEEVLKNQGVCLESDKTSSRDGGEKPRPTLNSPSKQIRLQQHIQKLITQNEAIVDDSDLESVKPRRPSFSYRESMTSTPPQLPSNIADPRCDSKSTAESSAVAMEIRRRPELAEQTNLDSKQEVRGNQDRQREAQSLKRSQHAAHQHTGQPRVEPPHKPTEGGISSSHKLPTSSPSTLQQAVPGDGNTIRNILLQHKLTQHTPPASMLGQSLPMERQQYSPLWPPAQMVAPWMLKEALQGGMRYPMPAMYHHPSMMQHLPTESLAPVSASHQFPRESPHGSHHADSGKSAHKRKKSKSESDSAGSQDPHHAKKKVRKHHDHTPIHEEDMPKALPHHGAAQTHSMLPMFSPPFPGPDANHAASQLMWLHPSLPKGTSTPLRSPYSPKSSKMPETSYPGVSVIQHTPTTPHAPSQFSLLPGQPTYGPEKSDTKRESPGVSSFGPRESKSPVTALYSTTGSGSTRSDFLLSSPSLQHSPRHEGLLKVAPPQSPLTPKTPGLASPRVPNTSFMPDKGERPKETPNLDHLPVNEALARKKKSFTLALDENSARVSLQKRRNLPAIPGLNMSPGRSLPTKRTPSEQTHALDLTAKILGSPLSAKIPRVDVAGRSPAHTPTEGGKKFPKSPMKFGSAAARHRLSLDLPQPLTAAVKSASTPDGPKSSPKIDPRVLLSPEALSIAESVMKMSQSPLKAKTPSTPVDAARELGRLVAHAFHNAGGSIESILTTSDEGVIVGPIATPTADGKPKSQFFVLPSPSSSHAPSFPSSSSPRSEKSPLTPSDKLSPTQGKLPPGQADSVDSQTSSKAEFLTASGPVKLSEEDGDSSGCKVQPIKTEKSQSSPSLLKPQTLEQSNGNESSVGEQLLKVLTPVLHQTSLKSLPQKLEKSLADWFSSVKTNKAGSGPALAPTFLYANISSRMKGVAQVTDCCSRRLQPMYVPQGSNGKISMYSNWRPGGNTKHPLGVSWKAHLGLYNSGMNKGTLGDVTCSISPAGGGILTHSSAWNMSVEKIKAASEEIHTHKISSTANVSPAETPMETTPPAATSEAELPVDKPSKGKEPKRIPIFEGGYKSNEEYVYVRGRGRGKYVCQECGIRCKKPSMLKKHIRTHTDVRPFQCNVCSFAFKTKGNLTKHMKSKAHTKKCLENGINPSELEQEHGIDSSAYEESDDHQYSDADENEDTDSADDSEEEEMDDGMGEETEMEDDAFHSTEEQQDAHHVKGDSIPHPGKLKRSYSEILKPHDLQDVKEDQLPSSKLSRSEVVCKLSQHLTNRQRAHTGHPPLTKSQSLSHLPLSGGAFLGKSPSQKSQPPPVLDKYGHIVSLQSYAPCTNHYRLATGNTAISAKCQTATKGESDATASTTSTTAQGEALSSGVSKEKDNLGNEESPTTSTQLSIGKEGGQKQEPKLSESVGSSLPLVENINKSSHSRDSELSSMSVPMKPHESLMRRPERSDSSMRYYSSSSHHKPAAHGMHPIIEPVSDDEEDSSGRKSGQAVSSVSGSSKASTGQIPIMEPSGNAIKQLLLSKPPLWPSAGDQSPVQKSPLQKFVSPFLPPSIQAPPVPSPTHLKPFSPGPYNRLVSPMLPSKMFQLPPTILSTNLPSCSGSSKPTAHAEMGVATSPTTSEGERSSLTSPALSSPTEIVSRDKPSGDSLADDGRPKVSEEERMAMSPTGSTGHHRCVHCGEAFIKPSQLRIHARVHAVEATFTCHECLVSFSSRNLLSKHERSEEHFARVEGVELATTTGVDSNPRPFKCKECAIAFRIPGHLAKHLRSKGHLMTLERQGKLPAHKHELLHLHGDGGEDVSAADGEQKVPGSPASSEKTDSASEAEEGKS, via the coding sequence ATGAAAGTGAAGATTACAGACAGAGTGCGGCAAAAGAGAGAGGCTAAAGCATTGCGAGAAAAGCAAAGCAAGCTGACACCAGAAACAATCGGACCCCTTCATGTTGCTGACAGCATCAGCGAGAAACAACCGCAGGAGGCTGCCGTAAGGCCAGAGATTGTGAAGGAGCGTGTACCCGAGGTTATTTACAAAGACAAGTATGACATCATAAAAGAGCGCCGAGCTCGTGAATTTCGGGCAACCCAAGAGCAGAGGACATTATCGCCAAGCAAAAGTAAGGAAGGTGCATTGGGGAGCCCCAAAAAGCAGAGTCGTCAAAGACACACTTCAGCCAGTAGccagaagaaggaaaaaaatgtatcagtaCTGCGCAGTTCCGAGAGTGAGGAGGAGGGTGCACTGAAACAGCAGGCATTAGAAGCCCTGCTTAAGATTACTGGGGAAGAGTTTAAGACTATGAATACTGTGGGAAGTGAACAAAATGATGTTTCCACATTGAGAGATGCCATTGTGACACCGCACACACCGCCCTCAGTGTTGAACCAAAGGAGAGGATCATCCAAACACGATATCAATGACTCGCGCTTGATGCAGTTTGCGAACAGTGCTCAACAGCTGCAAACTGAGAACTGGAGCCACGCGCATCAAGTATCTAACTCGCAGAGTAGGCCGGGAGAAATAACTGCAGAGCGTATCCGACCGGTGAAAGATAGTTTGACCAGCCGGGGAGACGGGGAGATAGAAGTCAGATCTAATCAGAAGCAAGGAAAGCACGTGTGTGACTATTGTGGTCGCAGGTGTTCGAAGCCCAGCGTGCTTAAAAAGCACATTCGATCGCACACTGGCGAGCGCCCTTACCCATGTGATCCGTGTGGAATTTCTTTCAAAACCAAAAGCAATCTTTACAAACACTGCAAGTCGCACGCTCATGCCGCCAAGGCTGGAGCCTCTACTCTAGCACCTGACCTGAAAGCACTTGACTTTGAGAATGAGAGCGGCTCAGACGAAACAGACACTGATGAGGAGGGTGACAAAGAAGAAGTGAAAGATTCACAGGCACAGACCCAACCTCACAGTCAGTCATCCTCGCTTCCCATCGTCTCACAGCAGGACAGGGTGAAGATGACACAAACAAGTGTCCAAAAAGTTGTTAACGGTGGTCGCAGTTCGATGCCCGATAGCCTCCCAAGCTTCGTTCCATCCAGTAAGACTCAGGCATCACCTGTTGCAAGCCAAACCGGCAATATGATGTGGGCACCCCAGCCCAGCATGACTCATCACATAGTGAATAAACACTTGCAGGAGCAGCCACATACAATGAAACTCATGGCGGGTCAGCAAAGAAAACATTCGCCACAAAATAGTGCCAGTTACAATCACACACCTACTGAAAATAATGGCTCAACCTCTTCAAAAGAGAGCGGCATCCAGTTCACAGAGAGGTGGCATTCTGCACCAATAAGCCATCTTGGAGAAAGGGAAATGTCACATCCATCTCTTGTCTCTGCAGACAGGTCCACATCTTCAACAGGTGGTCATGTGAGAGAGGAGGGGACATCTCAGGACACTGATCAGCAGAAGTCATCACAGCAAATCATGATCCCTCTTACAAATTTTAACATTGTCAAATCTGGCGGCCAGTACCATTTTCAGATTCCAGTAGATGGCATCCCAGGATTGTCTGAGGAGGTTCTCAAAAATCAGGGTGTATGCCTTGAGAGTGATAAAACTTCATCCAGAGATGGAGGAGAGAAGCCACGGCCAACACTCAACTCCCCATCAAAGCAAATCAGGCTGCAGCAACACATCCAAAAGCTCATCACCCAAAATGAAGCCATAGTTGACGACTCTGATTTGGAGTCTGTCAAGCCGAGAAGACCCAGTTTTTCTTACAGGGAAAGTATGACGAGCACACCGCCCCAGCTACCTTCAAACATTGCAGACCCTCGATGTGATTCAAAAAGTACAGCAGAGAGCAGTGCAGTAGCCATGGAGATAAGGAGAAGGCCTGAGCTGGCTGAGCAAACTAATTTAGACAGCAAGCAGGAAGTGAGAGGAAATCAAGATAGACAGCGGGAAGCGCAGTCCCTTAAAAGAAGCCAGCATGCAGCACACCAGCACACAGGTCAGCCACGGGTTGAGCCCCCCCACAAGCCAACGGAAGGAGGCATCAGTTCGAGCCACAAGCTGCCAACTTCCTCACCCAGCACTCTTCAGCAGGCCGTGCCAGGGGACGGTAATACGATTAGGAATATACTGCTCCAGCATAAACTTACTCAGCACACACCTCCTGCCAGTATGCTAGGCCAGAGTTTGCCCATGGAGCGCCAACAGTACTCGCCCCTGTGGCCACCAGCTCAAATGGTGGCACCGTGGATGCTGAAGGAAGCATTACAGGGAGGTATGAGATATCCCATGCCAGCAATGTACCACCATCCATCGATGATGCAACATCTCCCAACGGAGAGCCTTGCACCTGTGTCAGCCAGCCACCAGTTCCCGAGGGAAAGCCCACATGGCAGCCATCATGCTGACTCTGGCAAATCAGCACACAAGCGTAAAAAGAGCAAATCAGAGAGTGACTCTGCAGGTTCACAGGATCCACACCATGCAAAGAAAAAGGTGCGCAAACATCATGACCACACTCCTATTCACGAAGAGGACATGCCAAAAGCTTTGCCACATCATGGCGCAGCGCAAACTCATTCCATGCTGCCAATGTTTTCTCCTCCATTCCCGGGGCCGGATGCAAACCATGCTGCGTCCCAGCTCATGTGGTTACACCCGTCGTTGCCAAAAGGAACATCAACCCCCTTGAGGAGCCCTTATTCACCCAAATCCTCCAAGATGCCAGAGACAAGCTACCCAGGTGTATCTGTCATTCAGCACACTCCAACCACTCCTCATGCACCATCTCAGTTCTCCCTCCTTCCTGGACAGCCAACTTATGGGCCAGAGAAAAGCGACACAAAGAGAGAGTCACCTGGAGTTTCATCATTCGGTCCTCGTGAGAGCAAAAGCCCTGTGACAGCATTGTATAGCACAACAGGTAGTGGTTCCACCCGAAGTGACTTTCTTCTCAGTAGTCCTTCTCTTCAACATTCTCCTCGCCATGAAGGATTGCTGAAAGTTGCACCACCGCAGTCACCTCTCACGCCTAAGACACCAGGCTTAGCTAGCCCTCGAGTGCCGAATACCTCCTTTATGCCTGATAAAGGAGAGAGACCAAAAGAGACACCAAATTTGGATCATTTGCCTGTGAATGAGGCACTGGCaaggaagaaaaagagtttCACCTTGGCTCTTGATGAAAACAGTGCACGGGTCAGTCTACAAAAGCGACGCAATCTCCCAGCCATTCCTGGGTTAAATATGAGTCCAGGAAGGTCTCTGCCAACCAAGAGAACCCCCAGTGAACAGACGCATGCCTTGGATTTAACAGCAAAAATTCTAGGATCGCCATTGTCAGCTAAAATCCCAAGAGTTGATGTCGCCGGCAGATCACCAGCTCATACACCAACTGAAGGGGGTAAGAAATTCCCCAAGTCACCAATGAAATTTGGTTCTGCAGCAGCAAGGCATCGCTTGAGTTTGGATCTTCCACAACCATTGACAGCAGCTGTGAAGAGTGCATCTACTCCTGATGGACCAAAGTCATCCCCCAAAATCGATCCACGTGTCTTGCTTTCGCCTGAAGCACTCTCAATTGCTGAATCAGTAATGAAGATGTCGCAGTCACCACTGAAGGCAAAGACACCTAGTACTCCTGTTGACGCTGCTCGTGAACTTGGCCGCTTGGTGGCCCATGCATTTCACAATGCTGGTGGGAGTATAGAGAGCATTTTGACAACTTCGGATGAGGGAGTAATTGTTGGACCAATTGCTACACCCACAGCAGATGGCAAACCgaaatcacaattttttgtCTTGCCCTCCCCATCGTCGTCACATGCTCCAAGCTTTCCATCAAGTTCATCTCCAAGGTCTGAAAAGTCACCTTTGACTCCAAGCGACAAGCTGAGCCCAACGCAAGGCAAGTTGCCACCAGGACAGGCAGATAGTGTTGATTCACAGACATCCTCAAAAGCAGAGTTCCTAACTGCCTCTGGACCTGTCAAACTCTCTGAAGAGGACGGCGATAGCAGTGGATGTAAAGTGCAGCCAATAAAAACTGAGAAAAGTCAATCCAGTCCATCACTACTTAAACCGCAGACCTTGGAACAGAGCAATGGCAATGAATCTTCTGTTGGGGAACAGTTGTTAAAAGTTCTGACTCCAGTTTTACACCAGACCTCCCTGAAGTCCTTGCCACAGAAACTTGAAAAGAGTCTGGCTGATTGGTTCAGCAGTGTGAAGACCAACAAAGCAGGTAGTGGACCAGCCCTTGCACCAACCTTCCTGTATGCCAACATATCCTCAAGAATGAAAGGTGTTGCCCAGGTCACAGATTGTTGTTCCAGGCGCTTGCAACCAATGTATGTTCCACAGGGATCCAACGGCAAGATATCTATGTACTCTAACTGGCGACCAGGAGGAAATACCAAGCACCCCCTTGGTGTGTCCTGGAAGGCTCATCTTGGTCTCTACAACTCGGGCATGAACAAGGGAACCCTTGGTGATGTGACTTGCAGCATTAGCCCAGCTGGTGGTGGAATCCTGACTCACTCCTCGGCCTGGAATATGTCTGTTGAAAAGATCAAAGCTGCCAGtgaagaaatacacacacataagatCTCCAGCACAGCAAATGTTTCTCCCGCTGAAACACCAATGGAGACAACCCCACCTGCAGCCACTAGCGAAGCTGAACTCCCAGTCGATAAGCCTAGTAAGGGAAAGGAGCCCAAGAGAATACCAATCTTTGAGGGGGGTTACAAGTCCAATGAGGAGTATGTGTATGTGAGAGGACGAGGAAGGGGGAAGTATGTTTGCCAAGAGTGTGGAATCCGATGCAAGAAGCCAAGCATGCTGAAAAAGCATATTCGCACCCACACTGACGTCAGACCATTCCAATGCAATGTGTGCAGCTTTGCATTCAAGACGAAAGGCAATCTCACCAAGCACATGAAGTCAAAGGCCCACACCAAGAAATGTCTGGAGAATGGCATCAATCCCTCTGAGCTTGAACAGGAACATGGCATCGATTCCAGTGCATATGAAGAATCTGACGACCACCAGTACTCGGATGCGGATGAAAATGAAGACACAGACTCAGCTGATGACtctgaggaggaggagatggatgATGGTATGGGTGAGGAGACCGAAATGGAAGATGATGCTTTTCATTCGACCGAGGAGCAGCAAGATGCTCATCATGTCAAAGGAGACTCAATCCCTCATCCAGGCAAACTCAAGAGATCTTACAGTGAAATCCTCAAACCACATGACCTGCAGGATGTAAAAGAGGATCAGCTCCCATCGTCAAAATTGTCCAGGTCTGAAGTGGTGTGCAAGCTTTCCCAGCACCTCACAAACAGGCAACGTGCTCACACTGGCCACCCACCTCTTACAAAGTCCCAGAGCTTATCACATCTTCCTCTCTCTGGTGGAGCATTCCTTGGAAAGAGTCCAAGTCAAAAGTCTCAACCTCCTCCTGTTCTAGACAAGTATGGCCACATTGTGTCGTTACAGTCATATGCTCCCTGTACCAACCACTATCGCCTCGCTACGGGGAATACAGCCATTTCTGCTAAGTGCCAGACAGCCACCAAAGGGGAGAGTGACGCAACAGCATCAACCACATCTACCACAGCTCAGGGAGAGGCTCTTAGTAGTGGTGTCagtaaagaaaaagataatttGGGAAATGAAGAGAGTCCTACCACGAGCACACAACTGTCAATAGGAAAAGAAGGTGGTCAAAAGCAAGAACCAAAATTGTCAGAATCAGTCGGTTCCTCACTGCCCTTGGTGGAGAATATCAACAAGTCCTCTCATTCCCGAGATTCAGAACTGTCATCAATGAGTGTGCCGATGAAGCCACATGAGAGTTTGATGAGAAGGCCAGAAAGATCTGACTCCAGCATGCGCTACTACTCTTCTAGCTCTCATCACAAGCCGGCAGCCCATGGAATGCATCCTATTATTGAACCAGTCTCTGATGACGAGGAAGACTCAAGTGGCAGAAAGAGTGGACAGGCTGTTTCATCTGTCTCTGGATCATCCAAAGCCAGTACAGGGCAGATACCCATTATGGAACCTTCAGGGAATGCAATCAAGCAGCTGCTGCTATCTAAACCACCTCTCTGGCCATCAGCCGGGGACCAGTCACCCGTGCAGAAGTCTCCACTTCAAAAGTTTGTTTCACCATTTCTTCCTCCATCCATTCAAGCACCTCCAGTTCCATCACCAACCCACCTGAAGCCATTTTCCCCTGGGCCCTACAACCGCCTAGTTTCACCAATGCTCCCCTCCAAGATGTTCCAATTACCCCCAACCATCTTGTCAACAAACCTGCCGTCATGCTCTGGGTCATCTAAGCCAACTGCCCATGCCGAGATGGGAGTTGCTACTTCTCCAACTACCAGTGAGGGAGAGCGCTCTTCATTGACATCTCCTGCCCTTTCTAGCCCCACTGAGATTGTTTCCAGAGACAAGCCATCTGGTGACAGTCTTGCAGATGATGGCAGACCCAAAGTCAGTGAAGAGGAGAGAATGGCCATGTCACCCACTGGCAGTACTGGTCATCATCGCTGCGTACACTGTGGAGAAGCCTTCATCAAGCCAAGCCAGCTGCGTATCCATGCCAGAGTACACGCTGTGGAGGCGACGTTCACCTGCCACGAATGCCTGGTCTCATTCTCCAGCAGAAACCTCTTGTCGAAGCATGAACGCTCCGAGGAACACTTTGCGCGGGTTGAAGGGGTGGAGCTAGCCACCACCACTGGAGTGGACTCAAATCCAAGACCCTTCAAGTGCAAGGAGTGTGCCATAGCCTTTCGAATCCCGGGCCATCTGGCCAAGCACCTGCGGTCAAAGGGTCATCTGATGACGCTTGAGAGGCAGGGGAAGCTTCCTGCCCACAAACATGAGCTACTTCATTTACATGGAGATGGTGGCGAGGACGTCAGTGCCGCAGATGGGGAACAGAAAGTACCTGGTAGTCCCGCATCATCGGAGAAAACAGACAGTGCGAGCGAAGCAGAGGAAGGGAAGTCATGA